In Halichondria panicea chromosome 9, odHalPani1.1, whole genome shotgun sequence, a genomic segment contains:
- the LOC135342046 gene encoding uncharacterized protein LOC135342046, whose product MSEMSINTHISRDYSYYHRWTFLFPLVTLLVVLGLSVLAIVISALFRKALSKYTEKTYDELRPQHICLKIVFSGLRDMMLRTTKFLLFEFEYEKVEKNSYRKSKEKKFEYRLYGVPVHLFVLQYLFIVLLSILAVSILSLWNIFIAESSLDECSTLYDCFPIFRENSTPIETDPITDCDDFSITENTTVLCYRVVYRYSEGLGEAGGFLFSMQVITNVLIYFVVRIFRTVLKVTKIVSHRNLDERRERTLTDIGRKWPFRVSRFAKVLAMSITLILHLIVLILLPVWVLHQREDFLVTIKRPQRKLQLAFYANIIFVLFLVPLIVGTGIYGKKTYEKIRIEYKVKETFPEPRQNQIEIQIDEEPNADVETCYQNFNGITTERDIID is encoded by the coding sequence ATGTCAGAAATGAGCatcaacacacacatttcaaGAGACTATTCCTACTATCACAGATGGACATTTCTCTTCCCACTAGTAACACTTCTGGTAGTCCTCGGTCTTTCAGTGCTTGCAATTGTAATCTCTGCTCTATTCAGGAAAGCTCTCAGTAAATACACTGAAAAAACTTACGATGAACTACGTCCACAACATATCTGTTTGAAAATTGTTTTCAGTGGACTCCGAGATATGATGCTCCGCACGACAAAGTTCTTACTTTTTGAATTTGAGTATGAGAAAGTTGAAAAAAACTCTTACAGGAAATCAAAGGAAAAGAAGTTTGAGTACCGACTCTATGGGGTTCCAGTCCACCTGTTTGTACTACAGTATCTGTTTATTGTGCTTCTATCGATACTCGCTGTTAGCATATTATCACTCTGGAACATCTTCATAGCTGAGTCTTCTCTGGATGAATGCAGCACACTATATGACTGCTTTCCAATATTTAGAGAAAACTCAACACCCATTGAGACCGATCCGATAACAGACTGTGATGACTTCTCCATCACTGAAAACACTACAGTGCTCTGCTACCGAGTGGTGTACAGGTACTCTGAAGGACTGGGAGAAGCTGGTGGGTTCCTGTTCTCCATGCAAGTGATAACAAACGTTCTTATTTACTTTGTTGTGAGGATATTCAGAACAGTGCTCAAGGTTACTAAGATTGTGAGCCACAGAAACTTAGACGAAAGGCGAGAGCGAACATTGACTGACATTGGAAGAAAATGGCCCTTTCGAGTGTCACGATTTGCTAAAGTACTGGCTATGTCAATTACACTCATTTTACACCTCATCGTCCTCATTTTGTTACCAGTGTGGGTATTGCATCAGCGAGAAGACTTTCTAGTCACCATTAAAAGACCTCAACGAAAACTGCAGCTGGCTTTTTACGCGAACATCATATTTGTACTATTCCTAGTTCCTCTGATCGTGGGCACAGGTATATACGGCAAAAAGACGTACGAAAAAATACGAATAGAGTACAAGGTGAAAGAAACATTTCCGGAACCGAGGCAAAACCAGATCGAAATCCAGATAGACGAAGAGCCAAATGCCGATGTTGAAACATGCTATCAAAATTTCAATGGAATAACTACTGAACGAGACATTATTGACTGA